In Kineococcus sp. NBC_00420, a single genomic region encodes these proteins:
- the hisD gene encoding histidinol dehydrogenase: MPLQLKSAPTKSFADTAQADVAERVGTIVAAVRREGDDAVRRYAEQFDGWTRPSRLDDDQVEEIVAGLDPQVIEDIRFVQDQVRTFAQAQRDSLVDLEVETLPGVRLGQKHVPVQAVGAYVPGGKYPLTASAHMTIVTAKVAGVPRVVACTPPIRGEVPAATVAAMKLAGADEIHVLGGVQAIAAMALGTESIAPVNLLAGPGNAYVAEAKRQLFGEVGIDLFAGPTEILVVADDSADPFLVAVDLLSQAEHGPESPAVLITTSRALGERVLEHVERLLPGLPTADYAGPAWRDWGQVLVVDDLDEAYALADSFAFEHVQVFTRAPREALVKMHDYGALFLGENTCVSYGDKVIGTNHVLPTLGAARYTGGLWVGKYLRTVTYQEISDPASSARLGEVCGRAARVELFEGHARSGDVRAWKHTGRRFDWIEDALAVGTGTP, translated from the coding sequence CAAGAGCGCCCCCACGAAGTCCTTCGCGGACACGGCCCAGGCCGACGTCGCCGAGCGGGTGGGGACGATCGTCGCCGCTGTCCGTCGCGAGGGCGACGACGCGGTCCGCCGCTACGCCGAGCAGTTCGACGGCTGGACGCGACCCTCCCGGCTCGACGACGACCAGGTCGAGGAGATCGTGGCCGGCCTCGACCCCCAGGTGATCGAGGACATCCGGTTCGTCCAGGACCAGGTGCGCACCTTCGCCCAGGCCCAGCGCGACTCCCTCGTCGACCTCGAGGTCGAGACCCTGCCCGGAGTGCGGCTCGGACAGAAGCACGTGCCCGTGCAGGCGGTCGGCGCCTACGTCCCCGGGGGGAAGTACCCGCTGACGGCGTCCGCGCACATGACGATCGTCACCGCCAAGGTGGCGGGCGTGCCCCGCGTCGTGGCCTGCACCCCACCCATCCGGGGTGAGGTCCCGGCCGCCACCGTCGCGGCCATGAAACTCGCCGGGGCCGACGAGATCCACGTCCTCGGTGGGGTGCAGGCGATCGCGGCCATGGCCCTGGGCACGGAGAGCATCGCCCCGGTGAACCTCCTGGCCGGTCCCGGCAACGCCTACGTCGCCGAGGCGAAGCGGCAGCTGTTCGGGGAGGTCGGCATCGACCTGTTCGCCGGACCCACCGAGATCCTCGTCGTCGCCGACGACTCCGCCGACCCCTTCCTCGTCGCGGTCGACCTGCTCTCGCAGGCCGAGCACGGTCCCGAGTCGCCCGCGGTGCTCATCACCACCTCGCGCGCGCTGGGCGAGCGGGTGCTCGAGCACGTCGAACGGCTGCTGCCCGGCCTGCCGACCGCCGACTACGCAGGACCGGCCTGGCGCGACTGGGGTCAGGTGCTGGTGGTGGACGACCTCGACGAGGCGTATGCGCTGGCGGACTCCTTCGCCTTCGAGCACGTGCAGGTCTTCACCCGCGCACCGCGCGAGGCGCTGGTGAAGATGCACGACTACGGCGCGCTGTTCCTCGGGGAGAACACCTGCGTCTCCTACGGCGACAAGGTGATCGGCACCAACCACGTACTGCCCACGCTGGGCGCGGCCCGCTACACGGGAGGTCTGTGGGTCGGCAAGTACCTGCGCACGGTCACCTACCAGGAGATCAGCGACCCAGCGTCCTCGGCCCGGCTGGGGGAGGTCTGCGGCCGTGCCGCGCGGGTGGAGCTCTTCGAGGGACACGCCCGCTCCGGCGACGTCCGGGCCTGGAAGCACACCGGCCGCCGCTTCGACTGGATCGAGGACGCGCTCGCGGTCGGGACGGGGACGCCGTGA